A stretch of the Papaver somniferum cultivar HN1 chromosome 6, ASM357369v1, whole genome shotgun sequence genome encodes the following:
- the LOC113285783 gene encoding cold and drought-regulated protein CORA-like isoform X1: MVTNSRIFIIFALLLAVVLFISSEVAAKDLSKKTEETLNENGAEDAKYHGGRGGGDHGGRGGYDHGGRGGGGGGYDHGGRGGRGGGHNCRHGCCDRGGYYKGGCNNCCYSAAQARAFEASVAAEVNGPQN; encoded by the exons ATGGTTACGAATAGTAGGATTTTCATTATATTTGCACTTCTGCTTGCTGTTGTTCTTTTCATCTCTTCTGAGGTGGCTGCTAAGGACTTATCCAAGAAAACAG AAGAGACATTAAATGAAAATGGAGCAGAAGATGCAAAGTACCACGGTGGACGAGGCGGTGGTGACCACGGTGGACGTGGAGGATATGACCACGGTGGACGTGGAGGTGGCGGAGGAGGATATGACCATGGTGGACGAGGTGGCCGTGGTGGTGGGCATAACTGTCGTCATGGTTGCTGTGATCGTGGTGGATACTATAAGGGTGGCTGCAATAACTGTTGCTACTCCGCTGCCCAAGCCAGAGCTTTTGAAGCTTCTGTTGCCGCTGAAGTTAACGGACCTCAAAACTAA
- the LOC113285783 gene encoding cold and drought-regulated protein CORA-like isoform X2 produces the protein MVTNSRIFIIFALLLAVVLFISSEVAAKDLSKKTETLNENGAEDAKYHGGRGGGDHGGRGGYDHGGRGGGGGGYDHGGRGGRGGGHNCRHGCCDRGGYYKGGCNNCCYSAAQARAFEASVAAEVNGPQN, from the exons ATGGTTACGAATAGTAGGATTTTCATTATATTTGCACTTCTGCTTGCTGTTGTTCTTTTCATCTCTTCTGAGGTGGCTGCTAAGGACTTATCCAAGAAAACAG AGACATTAAATGAAAATGGAGCAGAAGATGCAAAGTACCACGGTGGACGAGGCGGTGGTGACCACGGTGGACGTGGAGGATATGACCACGGTGGACGTGGAGGTGGCGGAGGAGGATATGACCATGGTGGACGAGGTGGCCGTGGTGGTGGGCATAACTGTCGTCATGGTTGCTGTGATCGTGGTGGATACTATAAGGGTGGCTGCAATAACTGTTGCTACTCCGCTGCCCAAGCCAGAGCTTTTGAAGCTTCTGTTGCCGCTGAAGTTAACGGACCTCAAAACTAA
- the LOC113288078 gene encoding uncharacterized protein LOC113288078: MAMQAGVSTSKALILVGAGLTGSVILRSGRLSDVIAQLQEVVKNVNEVEFVPGRYDAVLLASQVRKLAEEIRELTLSRPVSIFNGNSDSSGGIASYLVPAAAIGAMGYCYMWWKGLSFSDVMYVTKQNMASAVSSVSKQLEQVSGALAATKRHLSQKLEILDGKVEEQKEMSKLIMNEVTEVTSSLSQIGCDLDTIFKMVAGMEGKLELLENKQDVTNSGLWYLCQMADSSKNGLTPAGIQNIRGNLLPNRSVMSIEDKSPKGLQFFSEIDDVLQADNSKINSITQNDSKDMPIRADTVSKTRIHRTYPMGISLSRGMLDL, translated from the exons ATGGCGATGCAAGCTGGCGTTTCAACTTCTAAAGCCCTAATTCTCGTCGGGGCAG GTTTGACAGGCTCAGTTATTTTAAGGAGTGGTCGGTTGTCTGATGTGATTGCACAGCTTCAG GAGGTAGTGAAGAATGTGAATGAAGTTGAATTCGTACCTGGAAGATATGACGCTGTTCTTCTTGCATCCCAG GTTCGGAAATTGGCAGAAGAGATCAGGGAGTTGACATTATCCAGGCCTGTTTCCATTTTTAATGGAAATTCGGATTCCAGCG GGGGTATTGCATCTTACTTGGTACCAGCTGCTGCAATTGGTGCAATGGGATATTGTTATATGTGGTGGAAG GGGTTGTCATTTTCTGATGTTATGTATGTCACAAAGCAAAATATGGCTAGTGCAGTTTCAAGTGTGTCAAAACAGTTAGAGCAAGTATCTGGAGCATTGGCT GCAACAAAGAGGCATCTATCTCAGAAGCTTGAGATATTGGATGGGAAGGTAGAGGAGCAGAAGGAAATGTCCAAACTTATCATGAATGAG GTCACTGAAGTTACATCTAGTCTTTCTCAAATTGGATGTGATCTCGATACAATCTTCAAGATGGTTGCTGGAATG GAAGGGAAGCTGGAACTTCTTGAAAACAAACAG GATGTCACCAACTCAGGTCTCTGGTATCTATGCCAAATGGCTGATAGCAGTAAAAATGGTCTcactcctgctgggattcag AATATTAGGGGAAATCTCTTACCAAATCGATCCGTGATGTCCATTGAGGACAAATCACCTAAG GGACTTCAGTTCTTTAGTGAAATCGATGACGTGCTGCAAGCAGATAACTCCAAGATCAACTCAATTACACAGAACGACTCCAAAGACATGCCCATTAGAGCGGATAcagtttcaaaaacaagaatacaCAGGACGTATCCAATGGGTATCTCTTTGTCAAGGGGAATGCTCGACCTATGA